Proteins encoded together in one Penicillium digitatum chromosome 1, complete sequence window:
- a CDS encoding Reductase, putative encodes MVRKGDPSRNIVGVHVQDMAEAHINALDSKIVDGSKYLLAGPKPTGLEIARIVHRLYPDSGALISEDFQGVSFPVDVTKAETELGIQCWSFEEMIRDLMDQQLGFE; translated from the coding sequence ATGGTCAGGAAGGGCGATCCTAGCAGAAACATTGTAGGAGTGCATGTTCAAGATATGGCTGAAGCGCACATCAATGCACTTGATTCTAAGATCGTGGATGGCTCGAAGTATCTACTGGCCGGACCGAAGCCAACGGGCCTTGAGATTGCACGCATTGTGCACAGACTCTATCCGGACTCTGGAGCATTGATTTCCGAGGATTTCCAGGGTGTCTCGTTCCCAGTTGATGTGACTAAGGCGGAGACCGAGCTAGGGATTCAATGTTGGTCATTTGAGGAGATGATTCGGGATCTGATGGACCAGCAGCTCGGGTTCGAATAA
- a CDS encoding NAD-dependent epimerase/dehydratase: MDEVAFDCKLNDVDFVLHLASPLPHGKDKQTYFPPAVKGATALLKAAAKVPTIKKVVVASSIAALIPMSGIPTGGIVREDNIWVFSVDENGDFEDT; the protein is encoded by the exons ATGGACGAAGTGGCCTTCGACTGCAAATTGAACGATGTGGACTTTGTTCTTCATCTCGCATCCCCTCTTCCACATGGAAAAGATAAACAAACTTACTTTCCCCCGGCTGTGAAAGGAGCCACTGCCTTGCTGAAAGCAGCAGCGAAGGTACCAACCATCAAGAAAGTCGTCGTTGCCTCGTCCATTGCGGCCTTGATTCCAATGTCTGGCATTCCTACTGGTGGTATTGTGAGAG AGGACAACATTTGGGTCTTTTCGGTTGATGAAAATGGAGATTTTGAGGACACTTAA